The Microbacterium maritypicum genome contains a region encoding:
- a CDS encoding TPM domain-containing protein, producing MTKRWLALAALTLAAVAGAFTASAASATDPVTLDAGYVTDQAGVLSADEEATVEARLQELTDNSNADLFVVLVDDFTNPTDNVQWADTVAQNNNLGTEQYLLAIAVDGRSYYISAAPDGPVSFGQLDSIEDKMVPFAADGDWVGAITLAADEIQGDGGAGALRIGLIVVAIIAVALLLWLVIALVRRARRRAEIRERGAMPETPDPADPFSTLTDQQVETQAGLALVQADDAITSSREELGFAVAQFGEGATEEFTRVVDAAKAKISEAFDLKQKLDDEIEDTIHDRRAWHIRIIRIADEIDDILDDNTAAFDALRKLEQNAPQELERVRGERAALDPVLASAAPALAALSTTYAPAALAMVADNPAQARERADLADRSIEAAAQAIAAGRSGEAAFAIRTAEQSVAQAAQLTQAVSTLGTELSAIEAQSQALVAELQADLAAAQQLPDPTGTIAAAASATAQQLQVAQTELAGSARNPQRVLEALSAANAQIDAAIAQGRESVERARRVQQMLEQTLAQANSEIRAAREFIETRRGTVGSTARTRLANAEASLSQALNLRATDPDAALEEANRALALAGQATSAAQSDVQSYNPPGFDQGGFGGPFGGSGSSSGGSGIGGDILGGIIGGLLAGGGGGSSRRGSSSGWRSSGGGGFRSSGFGGGGSRSSGRSGRSGGRRF from the coding sequence ATGACGAAACGGTGGCTCGCGCTGGCCGCACTCACCCTCGCTGCGGTCGCCGGGGCGTTCACCGCCTCCGCGGCATCCGCCACCGATCCGGTCACGCTCGACGCCGGCTACGTCACCGACCAGGCCGGAGTACTGAGCGCCGACGAAGAAGCCACCGTCGAGGCCAGGCTCCAAGAGCTGACCGACAACTCGAACGCCGATCTGTTCGTCGTCCTCGTCGACGACTTCACCAATCCCACCGACAACGTGCAGTGGGCCGACACGGTCGCGCAGAACAACAACCTCGGCACCGAGCAGTATCTCCTCGCGATCGCGGTCGACGGGCGCAGCTACTACATCTCCGCTGCGCCCGACGGTCCGGTGAGCTTCGGCCAGCTCGACAGCATCGAAGACAAGATGGTCCCCTTCGCCGCAGACGGCGACTGGGTCGGAGCGATCACCCTCGCCGCCGACGAGATCCAGGGAGACGGGGGCGCCGGCGCACTGCGCATCGGACTGATCGTGGTCGCCATCATCGCGGTGGCGCTTCTTCTCTGGCTCGTCATCGCCCTGGTGCGCCGCGCACGCCGCAGGGCCGAGATCCGCGAGCGCGGAGCCATGCCGGAGACGCCCGACCCCGCCGATCCCTTCTCCACCCTCACCGACCAGCAGGTCGAGACGCAGGCCGGACTCGCGCTGGTGCAGGCCGACGACGCCATCACCTCCAGCAGAGAGGAACTCGGCTTCGCCGTCGCGCAGTTCGGTGAAGGAGCGACCGAGGAGTTCACGCGCGTCGTCGACGCCGCGAAGGCGAAGATCTCCGAGGCCTTCGACCTCAAGCAGAAGCTCGACGACGAGATCGAGGACACGATCCACGACCGCAGGGCCTGGCACATCCGCATCATCCGGATCGCAGACGAGATCGACGACATCCTCGACGACAACACGGCGGCCTTCGACGCCCTCCGCAAGCTGGAGCAGAACGCCCCGCAGGAACTCGAGCGGGTCCGCGGTGAGCGCGCAGCCCTCGACCCCGTCCTCGCTTCGGCTGCCCCGGCTCTCGCCGCGCTGTCGACGACCTACGCCCCGGCGGCACTCGCGATGGTCGCAGACAACCCCGCGCAGGCGCGCGAACGCGCCGATCTCGCGGATCGGTCGATCGAGGCGGCGGCGCAGGCGATCGCGGCCGGCCGCTCGGGCGAGGCGGCCTTCGCCATCCGCACGGCTGAGCAATCCGTCGCGCAGGCCGCACAGCTCACACAGGCTGTCTCGACGCTGGGGACCGAGCTCTCCGCGATCGAGGCGCAGTCCCAGGCGCTCGTCGCCGAGCTGCAGGCAGACCTCGCCGCAGCGCAGCAGCTTCCCGACCCCACGGGCACGATCGCCGCAGCGGCCTCCGCGACCGCGCAGCAGCTTCAGGTGGCGCAGACCGAGCTCGCCGGTTCCGCGCGCAATCCGCAGCGCGTGCTCGAGGCGCTCAGCGCGGCCAACGCACAGATCGACGCGGCGATCGCGCAGGGTCGGGAGAGCGTCGAACGCGCCCGCCGTGTGCAGCAGATGCTGGAGCAGACCCTCGCGCAGGCGAACTCCGAGATCCGTGCCGCTCGCGAGTTCATCGAGACCCGTCGTGGGACCGTCGGCTCCACCGCACGCACGCGTCTCGCCAACGCCGAGGCGAGTCTGTCGCAGGCGCTGAATCTGCGAGCCACCGACCCGGACGCCGCGCTGGAGGAAGCGAATCGTGCGCTCGCTCTGGCGGGACAGGCAACGTCCGCGGCGCAGTCCGACGTGCAGTCCTACAACCCTCCCGGCTTCGACCAGGGCGGCTTCGGCGGCCCCTTCGGCGGTTCCGGATCGTCGTCGGGCGGTTCGGGGATCGGCGGCGACATCCTCGGCGGCATCATCGGCGGCCTGCTCGCCGGAGGAGGCGGAGGCTCCTCTCGTCGAGGAAGCAGCAGCGGCTGGCGCTCCTCGGGAGGGGGAGGCTTCCGCAGCTCCGGTTTCGGAGGCGGAGGCTCGCGCAGCAGCGGCCGCAGCGGCCGATCGGGAGGTAGACGCTTCTGA
- a CDS encoding DUF3097 domain-containing protein, which translates to MDDMYGSDVLATGWRDRGAKKVPQVAAEADLVVEVADDGFCGAVTRVQGGNVELEDRLGRRRLFPLGGGFLIDGAPVRLVVPAAKEQGPRRTASGSFVVADQRARVALPSRILVEGKHDAELVEKVWGADLRVEGVVVEFLQGVDLLDDLLAAEPPSATRRYGVLVDHLVAGSKESRIADAVARGPHGRHLRIVGHPFVDVWQCVTPRALGIAKWPEIPRGIEWKVGICRAFGWPHETQADIARAWQHILSKVTTYRDLEPALLGRVEELIDFVTAPAV; encoded by the coding sequence ATGGACGACATGTACGGTTCGGATGTGCTGGCGACGGGCTGGCGCGACCGCGGCGCGAAGAAGGTGCCACAGGTCGCGGCGGAGGCGGATCTCGTGGTCGAGGTCGCCGACGACGGCTTCTGCGGTGCGGTCACCCGAGTGCAGGGCGGCAACGTCGAGCTGGAGGACCGCCTCGGGCGCCGGCGCCTGTTCCCCCTCGGCGGGGGGTTCCTCATCGACGGCGCACCTGTCCGGCTGGTCGTCCCCGCAGCGAAGGAGCAGGGACCTCGCCGGACGGCATCCGGTTCCTTCGTCGTCGCCGACCAGCGCGCCCGCGTGGCCCTGCCCAGTCGGATCCTCGTCGAGGGCAAGCACGATGCCGAACTCGTCGAGAAGGTGTGGGGCGCCGACCTGCGGGTCGAGGGAGTGGTCGTCGAGTTCCTCCAGGGCGTGGATCTGCTCGATGATCTGCTGGCCGCCGAGCCGCCCAGTGCGACGCGACGCTACGGCGTCCTCGTCGATCACCTCGTCGCGGGCTCGAAGGAGTCGAGGATCGCCGACGCCGTCGCGCGCGGCCCGCACGGACGCCATCTCCGCATCGTCGGGCATCCTTTCGTCGACGTCTGGCAGTGCGTGACGCCGCGAGCTCTCGGCATCGCGAAGTGGCCGGAGATCCCGCGCGGCATCGAGTGGAAGGTCGGAATCTGCCGCGCGTTCGGCTGGCCTCACGAGACACAGGCCGACATCGCCCGCGCCTGGCAGCACATCCTCTCCAAGGTCACGACGTATCGAGACCTGGAACCGGCGCTGCTGGGCCGTGTGGAGGAGCTCATCGACTTCGTCACGGCACCGGCGGTCTGA
- the trmB gene encoding tRNA (guanosine(46)-N7)-methyltransferase TrmB yields the protein MPEPRTFRDEPVSFVRRSGRMSDAQERAFTELGPHYLLDVPRDVAWTSVHPEARLDPATEYGRSADLYVEIGSGQGHAIVAAASSRPDDDFLAVEVFRAGLARTMLDADREGARNLRVVEANAPEVLSSFLPEAAAREVWIFFPDPWHKKKHTKRRLVRPGFGDTAARALRDGGLLRLATDWEDYALQMRDVLDAEPSFERAFDGEWADRFDGRVMTAFERKGIAKGRDIRDLVYRRRTRT from the coding sequence ATGCCCGAACCCCGTACCTTCCGAGACGAGCCGGTCTCGTTCGTGCGCCGCAGCGGCCGGATGTCCGACGCGCAGGAGCGCGCGTTCACCGAGCTCGGCCCGCACTATCTGCTCGACGTGCCGCGCGATGTCGCCTGGACCTCAGTGCACCCCGAGGCGCGCTTGGACCCCGCGACCGAGTACGGACGCTCGGCGGATCTCTATGTCGAGATCGGCTCGGGGCAAGGGCATGCGATCGTGGCGGCGGCCTCGTCGCGCCCGGATGACGACTTCCTCGCCGTCGAGGTGTTCCGCGCCGGACTCGCACGGACCATGCTCGATGCCGATCGCGAGGGCGCTCGGAACCTGCGCGTGGTCGAGGCCAACGCACCCGAGGTGCTCTCCTCGTTCCTGCCCGAGGCGGCCGCGCGTGAGGTGTGGATCTTCTTCCCCGACCCGTGGCACAAGAAGAAGCACACCAAGCGCCGTCTGGTGCGGCCCGGATTCGGCGACACCGCCGCGAGGGCACTGCGTGACGGCGGACTGCTGCGGCTCGCGACGGACTGGGAGGACTATGCGCTGCAGATGCGCGACGTGCTCGATGCCGAGCCGTCGTTCGAGCGCGCGTTCGACGGAGAATGGGCAGATCGCTTCGACGGTCGGGTGATGACCGCGTTCGAGCGCAAGGGCATCGCCAAGGGGCGGGACATCCGCGACCTCGTCTATCGGCGCAGGACGCGCACATGA
- a CDS encoding CPBP family intramembrane glutamic endopeptidase, producing the protein MTDVRRDTRQRWSFVPALLVCAAAPAFFVLEIPWLGWTLLAAGIAVAALIERGRHPEDQVVSVGSRRESARAIGLHRPPSLTRDLSLIAIGLLIVSIIPLAAELDNLAMLRFTLALGGAVAVPYLISRFVYRDRAISFPWRTRRRWGRLQWGWLVAVLVLGWLILPFYFITSGVYQNWPVVDTPDLIARLFVGVGAVGIWDELFFICTVFALLRRHFPDLVANLLQAIVFVSFLWELGYREWGPLLTIPFALLQGYIFLRTHSLAYVVTVHLLFDAVVFAVLVHAHNPGLLSIFLV; encoded by the coding sequence ATGACCGACGTGCGGCGCGACACGAGGCAGCGGTGGAGCTTCGTTCCGGCGCTGCTCGTGTGCGCCGCGGCTCCGGCGTTCTTCGTGCTGGAGATCCCCTGGCTCGGCTGGACGCTGCTCGCGGCTGGCATCGCCGTGGCCGCTCTGATCGAGCGGGGTCGGCATCCCGAGGACCAGGTCGTGAGCGTGGGTTCGCGCCGGGAGAGCGCGAGGGCGATCGGCCTGCACCGGCCCCCGTCTCTCACGAGGGATCTCTCCCTGATCGCGATCGGCCTTCTGATCGTGAGCATCATCCCGTTGGCCGCAGAGCTCGACAATCTCGCGATGCTGCGATTCACCCTCGCACTGGGTGGGGCGGTCGCGGTGCCGTACCTGATCTCTCGGTTCGTCTATCGAGACCGCGCGATCAGCTTCCCCTGGCGGACCCGTAGGCGCTGGGGCCGGCTGCAGTGGGGCTGGCTCGTGGCGGTGCTGGTGCTCGGGTGGCTGATCCTGCCCTTCTACTTCATCACCAGCGGCGTGTACCAGAACTGGCCGGTGGTCGACACGCCCGATCTCATCGCGAGACTCTTCGTCGGCGTGGGTGCTGTCGGCATCTGGGATGAGCTGTTCTTCATCTGCACGGTGTTCGCTCTGCTGCGGCGCCACTTCCCGGATCTCGTCGCGAACCTGCTGCAGGCGATCGTCTTCGTCTCGTTCCTGTGGGAACTGGGCTACCGCGAGTGGGGACCACTGCTGACCATTCCGTTCGCCCTGCTGCAGGGCTACATCTTCCTCCGCACGCACTCGCTCGCCTACGTCGTCACCGTGCACCTGCTCTTCGACGCCGTGGTCTTCGCCGTTCTGGTGCACGCGCACAACCCGGGACTGCTGTCGATCTTCCTGGTCTAG
- a CDS encoding DUF1304 domain-containing protein has translation MLIVGLVLAAAAAAFHVFIFALESLKWTEPETRKIFGVASEADAVTMKALAFNQGFYNLFLALTALLGIGLTIVGFATVGLTLVFAGTGMMVAAALVLVLSDSTKVRAAAMQGTLPLLAIIATAIAVAIG, from the coding sequence ATGCTCATCGTCGGTCTGGTCCTCGCCGCGGCTGCCGCCGCGTTCCACGTGTTCATCTTCGCGCTCGAGTCGCTGAAGTGGACCGAGCCCGAGACGAGGAAGATCTTCGGCGTCGCCAGCGAGGCGGATGCCGTGACGATGAAGGCGCTCGCGTTCAACCAGGGCTTCTACAACCTGTTCCTCGCGCTGACCGCGCTGCTCGGAATCGGTCTGACGATCGTCGGCTTCGCGACTGTGGGTCTGACCCTCGTGTTCGCCGGCACCGGCATGATGGTCGCCGCTGCTCTGGTGCTCGTCCTGTCGGACTCCACCAAGGTCCGCGCCGCCGCGATGCAGGGAACCCTTCCGCTGCTCGCGATCATCGCCACGGCCATCGCCGTCGCCATCGGTTGA
- a CDS encoding zinc-binding dehydrogenase, translating to MRALIHSRFGEAEDVLAVEERPVPEPAAGQVRLRIVLSPIHNHDLWTVRGTYGFKPELPAASGTEALGIVDALGEGVEHLAVGQRVATGGTFGAWAEYIVANAAGLIPVLDSLSDESAAQLVSMPFSTISLLQFLDVNEGDWIVQNAANGAVGRMLAQLGAARGVHVLGLVRRAEGVEELRAQGIDNVISTDQDDWREQAARLTGGAPIVAGVDSVGGSASGDVLSLLSEGGTLVAFGAMNSPVMEIASSDVIFKQAIVKGFWGSKVIQQLDAATRGALFGELIQRVTDGTLTLPVAGVFDAADVADAVRLSMTPGRVGKVLLQF from the coding sequence ATGCGTGCACTCATCCATTCCCGATTCGGCGAAGCCGAAGACGTCCTCGCGGTCGAGGAGCGTCCCGTTCCGGAGCCCGCAGCAGGGCAGGTCCGCCTGCGCATCGTCCTCTCCCCCATCCACAACCACGACCTGTGGACCGTGCGCGGCACCTATGGGTTCAAGCCCGAGCTGCCTGCGGCCTCCGGTACCGAGGCCCTGGGCATCGTCGACGCCCTCGGTGAGGGCGTCGAGCACCTCGCGGTCGGACAGCGCGTCGCGACCGGCGGCACCTTCGGCGCCTGGGCCGAGTACATCGTGGCGAACGCCGCCGGACTCATCCCCGTGCTCGATTCCCTCTCCGACGAGAGCGCGGCCCAGCTCGTCTCGATGCCGTTCAGCACGATCAGCCTGCTGCAGTTCCTCGACGTCAACGAGGGCGACTGGATCGTGCAGAACGCGGCGAACGGCGCTGTCGGACGCATGCTCGCGCAGCTCGGCGCCGCGCGCGGCGTGCACGTGCTCGGGCTCGTGCGCCGCGCGGAGGGTGTCGAGGAGCTGCGTGCCCAGGGCATCGACAACGTCATCTCGACCGATCAGGACGACTGGCGCGAGCAGGCTGCGCGCCTGACCGGCGGCGCGCCGATCGTCGCCGGTGTCGATTCCGTGGGCGGCTCGGCCTCCGGCGACGTGCTCTCGCTCCTCAGCGAAGGCGGCACGCTCGTCGCGTTCGGGGCGATGAACTCCCCCGTCATGGAGATCGCCTCCTCCGATGTGATCTTCAAGCAGGCCATCGTCAAGGGCTTCTGGGGCAGCAAGGTCATCCAGCAGCTCGACGCCGCCACGCGCGGGGCCCTGTTCGGCGAGCTCATCCAGCGCGTCACCGATGGGACGCTGACCCTCCCGGTCGCCGGCGTGTTCGACGCCGCCGATGTCGCCGATGCCGTGCGTCTCAGCATGACGCCTGGCCGCGTGGGCAAGGTGCTGCTGCAGTTCTGA
- a CDS encoding organic hydroperoxide resistance protein: MEALYTAEALATGAGRNGHVATNDGRVEFDLAIPKEMGGSGDGANPEQLFAAGYAACFHSALQSVARAQKIKIDHSSVGARVQIGSNGAGGFGLAVELEVVIPELAHDQAQALADAAHQVCPYSNATRGNIDVTITVSDD, translated from the coding sequence ATGGAAGCCCTCTACACCGCAGAAGCCCTCGCCACCGGCGCCGGCCGCAACGGACACGTCGCCACGAACGACGGTCGCGTCGAGTTCGATCTCGCCATCCCCAAGGAGATGGGCGGCAGCGGCGACGGGGCCAACCCCGAGCAGCTCTTCGCGGCCGGATATGCCGCATGCTTCCACTCCGCTCTGCAGTCCGTCGCGCGGGCGCAGAAGATCAAGATCGACCACAGCTCGGTCGGCGCGCGCGTGCAGATCGGGTCGAACGGCGCCGGCGGCTTCGGCCTCGCGGTCGAACTCGAGGTGGTCATCCCCGAGCTCGCGCACGATCAGGCCCAGGCACTCGCCGACGCCGCACACCAGGTCTGCCCGTACTCGAACGCGACGCGCGGCAACATCGACGTCACGATCACCGTGTCGGACGACTGA
- a CDS encoding MarR family winged helix-turn-helix transcriptional regulator has translation MPVTDEMVCFSLYSAARATTQAYRALLAPWGLTYPQYLVLAILWHEGDQTIGSLGDAMQLDSGTLSPLVRRLEQAGLVAKTRSPQDERVVTVQLTSAGQALRGDLAKIPAQIAQLSGIRDDAHRRRLIAELHELTALLQSGVSTPATGATALRAGE, from the coding sequence ATGCCCGTGACCGATGAGATGGTGTGCTTCTCCCTCTACTCCGCTGCGCGCGCCACCACGCAGGCGTACCGGGCTCTGCTCGCCCCCTGGGGGCTGACGTATCCGCAGTATCTGGTCCTCGCCATCCTGTGGCACGAGGGCGATCAGACGATCGGTTCGCTCGGAGACGCCATGCAACTCGACTCCGGGACCCTCTCGCCCCTGGTGCGCCGCCTCGAGCAGGCGGGCCTGGTTGCGAAGACGCGCAGCCCCCAGGACGAGCGCGTCGTCACGGTGCAGCTCACCTCCGCAGGCCAGGCGCTCCGCGGGGACCTCGCGAAGATCCCTGCCCAGATCGCGCAGCTCTCCGGCATCCGCGACGACGCGCACCGCCGCCGGCTCATCGCAGAACTCCACGAACTGACCGCTCTGCTGCAGAGCGGTGTCTCGACACCGGCCACCGGCGCCACCGCGCTGCGCGCCGGCGAATGA
- a CDS encoding LuxR C-terminal-related transcriptional regulator, whose protein sequence is MSAVISEAVARDPLTVVSAPSGFGKTTSVAEWAAGLEHVAWLGLNAFDSDPSRLTQGVVNALTRGAERSGRRLDLDRDLDDPHRAYQEICRVLEDADERVHLIVDDAQRAGEDWRAGLLGMLAEQAPDSLRIVLVGTTLLEVTLSRHRVTHPDSFVGADTLSFTEEEVRLLLDGETDGLSAQTIFEETQGWPIAVRLMMIGGARPDQRAQSAAGFLGNYVREHVLATLPPEVADFVLEASVCSELTPALAAAVTGRPDAAALLETCVRLGLFLDRFEGPHGVVYRWHASFARRCAEILDIDAERAAGCHRRAAAALQATDPTASITHSLHASEFLTARETLLHHWLGLVVGARADEVECTAMLMLRRTPDDAQVLLVRACASDVLGDHRVARELFRRAEAMIGRSGDDDEPAVLQIARLFIADERAEVADASAKVQQMLLDADSTDLGDRAALNYLLGWTEIRHRGNPMVPLEYFSAAAREAQSSGDRELAKRALGHLAFGQTWAGHLIEARRSLIAVRGAEDVGLPWSTYAGGSAAAAAGYVSYWSGELDEAVREFGTVIANGGSDRSFTNVARMMIAYAAAESGDVSACRRAAIGIQEIPLEVVHGVSWPAFRESSVALLEEAVGRTDRAMRIARKYIQCPDLPVVNVALAGVLRRAGDYTTALEMLRAPRVFAEVSYVKSATLLTAALLRRQAGHHDQAHELCEAGVAVASGENIRLLFGPRETAVRKLLGEHVHFGTQFEDFIGRCLAKGSAGSLVDALSGRERDVFQQLQTARTLQEIARELAVSINTVKTHQRAIYRKLGVSSRREAVRTTV, encoded by the coding sequence GTGAGCGCGGTGATCTCGGAGGCCGTCGCCAGAGACCCGCTGACCGTGGTCAGTGCCCCCAGCGGATTCGGGAAGACGACCTCGGTTGCCGAGTGGGCGGCAGGGCTCGAACACGTGGCGTGGCTCGGGCTCAACGCTTTCGACTCCGACCCGTCGCGGCTGACCCAGGGCGTGGTGAACGCGCTGACCCGGGGCGCGGAGCGCTCGGGGCGTCGCCTGGACCTGGACCGGGATCTGGACGACCCGCACCGGGCGTACCAGGAGATCTGCAGAGTTCTGGAGGATGCGGACGAGCGCGTGCACCTGATCGTCGACGATGCTCAGCGCGCAGGGGAGGACTGGCGTGCGGGACTTCTGGGGATGCTGGCCGAGCAGGCGCCGGACAGCCTGCGGATCGTGCTGGTGGGGACGACATTGCTCGAGGTGACCCTCTCCCGGCACCGCGTGACGCATCCGGATTCCTTCGTCGGCGCGGACACGCTCAGCTTCACGGAAGAGGAAGTGCGGCTGCTGCTCGACGGGGAGACGGACGGCCTCTCGGCGCAGACCATCTTCGAGGAGACCCAGGGGTGGCCGATCGCGGTCAGACTGATGATGATCGGCGGAGCGAGGCCCGACCAGCGCGCACAGAGCGCCGCCGGCTTCCTGGGCAACTACGTGCGGGAGCACGTGCTCGCGACGCTCCCTCCTGAGGTCGCCGACTTCGTTCTCGAGGCGAGCGTCTGCAGCGAGCTGACCCCTGCGCTCGCGGCCGCGGTGACCGGACGCCCCGACGCGGCGGCCCTGCTCGAGACCTGCGTGCGCCTCGGATTGTTCCTCGACCGCTTCGAGGGCCCTCACGGGGTCGTGTACCGCTGGCATGCCTCCTTCGCCAGGCGATGCGCCGAGATCCTGGACATCGATGCCGAACGCGCCGCTGGATGCCACCGCCGCGCCGCCGCCGCGCTGCAGGCGACGGATCCGACGGCATCGATCACGCACTCCCTCCATGCGTCCGAGTTCCTCACCGCACGGGAGACCCTCCTTCATCATTGGCTCGGTCTGGTGGTGGGGGCGAGGGCCGACGAGGTCGAATGCACAGCGATGCTGATGCTGCGACGCACGCCCGATGACGCGCAGGTGCTGCTGGTGCGCGCGTGTGCGAGCGACGTGCTCGGCGATCATCGGGTGGCCCGTGAGCTGTTCCGGCGCGCGGAGGCGATGATCGGTCGATCGGGCGACGACGATGAGCCCGCGGTGCTGCAGATCGCCCGGCTCTTCATCGCCGACGAGCGTGCAGAGGTCGCGGATGCGAGCGCGAAGGTGCAGCAGATGCTCCTCGACGCGGACTCGACGGACCTCGGCGACCGCGCGGCGCTGAACTATCTCCTCGGGTGGACCGAGATCCGGCACCGCGGCAACCCGATGGTCCCGCTCGAGTACTTCTCCGCCGCGGCCAGGGAGGCGCAGAGCTCGGGCGATCGAGAGCTGGCGAAGCGCGCGCTGGGGCATCTCGCCTTCGGGCAGACCTGGGCCGGTCATCTCATCGAGGCCCGACGGTCGCTCATCGCCGTTCGTGGGGCGGAGGATGTCGGTCTTCCCTGGAGCACCTACGCCGGGGGCAGTGCTGCCGCGGCCGCGGGATACGTCTCGTACTGGTCGGGTGAGCTCGACGAAGCGGTCCGCGAGTTCGGAACCGTGATCGCCAACGGGGGCTCCGATCGTTCGTTCACCAATGTGGCGCGCATGATGATCGCCTACGCGGCGGCGGAATCGGGTGATGTCTCCGCCTGCCGTCGTGCGGCGATCGGCATCCAGGAGATCCCCCTGGAGGTCGTGCACGGCGTCTCCTGGCCGGCGTTCCGCGAATCGTCGGTCGCCCTGCTCGAAGAAGCCGTCGGACGAACGGATCGAGCGATGCGGATCGCGCGCAAGTACATCCAGTGCCCGGACCTTCCCGTCGTCAACGTCGCCCTCGCCGGCGTTCTGCGCCGCGCCGGCGACTACACCACCGCCCTGGAGATGCTGCGGGCTCCGCGCGTCTTCGCGGAGGTGTCCTACGTGAAATCGGCGACTCTGCTCACGGCAGCCCTGCTCCGACGTCAGGCCGGACACCACGACCAGGCGCATGAGCTGTGCGAGGCGGGTGTCGCCGTCGCCTCGGGGGAGAACATCCGCCTTCTCTTCGGGCCCCGCGAGACGGCCGTGCGCAAACTGCTCGGCGAGCATGTGCACTTCGGCACGCAGTTCGAGGACTTCATCGGCAGGTGTCTCGCGAAGGGCTCGGCAGGGTCGTTGGTGGATGCCCTCTCCGGGCGTGAACGCGATGTCTTCCAGCAGCTGCAGACCGCTCGCACGTTGCAGGAGATCGCACGTGAACTGGCGGTGTCGATCAACACGGTGAAGACCCACCAGCGCGCGATCTACCGCAAACTCGGGGTGTCGTCCCGCCGCGAGGCGGTGCGCACCACCGTCTGA
- a CDS encoding PLDc N-terminal domain-containing protein: MSIWESFWDIIWWFFWVFVFVSYLMVLFNIVADLFRDHTLNGGWKAVWIIFLIFVPFLTALVYLIARGRGMGERSASAYREQQHAADSYIRSVAGSSPSDEIDKASKLLAAGTITADEFAAIKARALS, from the coding sequence GTGTCCATTTGGGAAAGCTTCTGGGACATCATCTGGTGGTTCTTCTGGGTCTTCGTGTTCGTCTCCTACCTCATGGTGCTCTTCAACATCGTCGCCGACCTGTTCCGCGATCACACGCTCAACGGCGGGTGGAAGGCCGTGTGGATCATCTTCCTCATCTTCGTCCCGTTCCTGACGGCGCTCGTCTACCTGATCGCCCGCGGCAGAGGCATGGGCGAGCGCAGCGCGTCGGCGTACCGTGAGCAGCAGCATGCCGCCGACTCCTACATCCGCAGCGTCGCCGGCTCCAGTCCCAGCGACGAGATCGACAAGGCATCCAAACTGCTCGCCGCAGGGACCATCACCGCCGACGAGTTCGCCGCCATCAAGGCGCGTGCGCTGAGCTGA
- a CDS encoding DUF6325 family protein: MNDFRFGPAEVYLVGFEGQRPDPATFRALTELVDSGVVRLLDFVVLAKSATGEVEIVELDDEDGKLDLDGFEPIAAGLAGEEDVEALAAAIAPGQSAALVVLELAFARTLAQKLAAAGGQVLRSERVPAPVVNAVMDILDQEDE; this comes from the coding sequence ATGAATGACTTCCGTTTCGGCCCGGCCGAGGTCTACCTCGTCGGGTTCGAAGGTCAGCGCCCCGATCCGGCGACGTTCCGCGCGCTGACGGAGCTCGTGGACAGCGGCGTCGTGCGACTGCTCGACTTCGTCGTGCTCGCGAAGTCGGCGACCGGAGAGGTCGAGATCGTCGAGCTCGACGATGAGGACGGAAAGCTCGATCTCGACGGCTTCGAGCCGATCGCGGCGGGTCTCGCCGGTGAGGAGGACGTCGAAGCGCTCGCCGCCGCGATCGCCCCAGGGCAGTCGGCCGCGCTGGTCGTGCTCGAGCTCGCCTTCGCCCGCACCCTCGCGCAGAAACTCGCCGCTGCGGGAGGACAGGTGCTGCGCAGCGAGCGCGTGCCGGCGCCCGTCGTGAATGCGGTGATGGACATCCTCGACCAGGAAGATGAATGA
- a CDS encoding SHOCT domain-containing protein — protein sequence MPMRRFGRPGLIGLAARTAVVAGTASAVGGAMSRHQQERAQGEYEQQQYAAAQQQAQVDAAAKNAAAQYSSPPPAAPAAADDLIAKLQQLASLKDSGVLSDAEFAAAKQKLLS from the coding sequence ATGCCCATGAGAAGATTCGGCCGCCCCGGACTGATCGGCCTCGCTGCCAGGACCGCAGTGGTCGCAGGGACGGCTTCGGCCGTCGGCGGCGCGATGTCGCGGCATCAGCAGGAGCGTGCGCAGGGCGAGTACGAGCAGCAGCAGTACGCGGCCGCGCAGCAGCAGGCGCAGGTCGATGCCGCCGCCAAGAATGCAGCGGCCCAATACTCGTCTCCGCCTCCGGCGGCACCCGCCGCCGCTGACGATCTGATCGCGAAGCTGCAGCAGCTCGCATCCCTCAAGGACTCCGGCGTGCTCTCCGATGCGGAGTTCGCCGCGGCGAAGCAGAAGCTCCTGAGCTGA